A section of the Humulus lupulus chromosome 2, drHumLupu1.1, whole genome shotgun sequence genome encodes:
- the LOC133817835 gene encoding AUGMIN subunit 5 encodes MQSSSSSAAQPEAILQWLQKEMGYRPLGPYTAASSKSGLPSIDALRKICRGNMIPIWNFLITRVKSEKTVENIRRNITVHGGGGGGSGDGGGGGTVSSGKEEGRSRGSRRKEKVSVEGSSVAETREAALQEREMVAKEVERLRNILRRQRKDLKARMLEVSREEAERKRMLDERANYRHKQVMLEAYDQQCDEAAKIFAEYHKRLRFYVNQARDAQRSSGDSSAEVTTSFNGSVEKEAVYSTLKGSKTADDVILIETTRERNIRKACESLAEYMIEKIRSSFPAYEGTGVHSNPQSEAAKLGFEFDGALPDDVRTVIVNCLKCPPQLLQAITAHTLRLKSVISKEIEKIDVRADAETLRYKYENNRVIDVSAPDVSSPLHYQLYGNGKIGGDVPSKGTQNQLLERQKAHVQQFLATEDALNKAAEARNLSQKLITRLHGSGEAVPSHSLGVSGTSQNAGGLRQFELEVWAKEREVAGLRASLNTLMSEIQRLNKLCAERKEAEDSLRKKWKKIEEFDSRRSELETIYSALLKANTDAAEFWNQQPIAAREYASGTIIPACTVVLDISNNAKDYIEKEVSAFYRSPDNSLYMLPATPQALLESMGANGSTGPEAVATAEKNAAILTAKAGARDPSAIPSICRISAALQYPAGLEGSDAGLASVLESLEFCLKLRGSEASVLEDLAKAINLVHIRQDLVESGHALLNHAYRAQQEYERTTSYCLNLAAEQEKTVLDKWLPELKSAVLSAQKCSEDCKYVRGLLEEWWEQPASTVVDWVTVDGLNVAAWHNHVKQLLAFYDKELL; translated from the exons ATGCAGAGTTCGTCAAGCTCCGCGGCTCAGCCTGAAGCCATACTGCAATGGCTTCAGAAGGAGATGGGTTATAGACCGTTGGGTCCGTACACTGCGGCTTCTAGCAAATCCGGGTTGCCATCCATTGACGCACTACGCAAGATTTGCCGTGGTAATATGATACCCATTTGGAATTTTTTGATTACCCGGGTGAAGTCGGAGAAGACGGTGGAGAATATCCGCAGAAATATAACGGTTCATGGTGGCGGCGGCGGCGGCAGTGGTGATGGAGGAGGAGGAGGGACGGTGAGTTCAGGAAAAGAAGAGGGAAGGAGTAGAGGAAGTAGGAGGAAGGAGAAGGTGTCCGTGGAGGGTTCCAGTGTGGCGGAGACTAGGGAGGCGGCGTTGCAGGAGAGGGAAATGGTGGCGAAGGAGGTGGAGAGGCTGAGGAATATTTTGAGGAGACAGAGAAAAGATTTGAAGGCTAGGATGTTGGAGGTCTCCAGAGAAGAGGCTGAGCGGAAGAGGATGCTTGATGAGCGTGCAAATTAcag GCATAAGCAGGTAATGCTTGAGGCTTATGATCAACAGTGTGATGAGGCGGCAAAGATATTTGCAGAGTATCATAAACGACTGCGTTTCTATGTTAATCAAGCAAGGGATGCTCAGAGATCAAGTGGTGACTCTTCTGCTGAAGTGACTACTAGCTTTAATGGAAGCGTTGAGAAGGAAGCTGTTTATTCAACCTTAAAGGGAAGTAAAACGGCAGATGATGTTATTCTTATTGAGACAACACGGGAAAGAAACATCAGGAAGGCATGTGAATCTCTTGCTGAGTATATGATTGAGAAGATTCGAAGTTCGTTTCCTGCTTATGAAGGCACTGGTGTTCATTCAAACCCTCAGTCAGAAGCAGCCAAATTGGGTTTTGAGTTTGATGGTGCATTGCCTGATGATGTTAGAACTGTGATTGTTAATTGCCTCAAGTGTCCTCCTCAGTTGCTTCAGGCAATCACTGCACATACTTTACGATTGAAATCTGTAATttctaaagaaatagagaaaatTGATGTTAGGGCTGACGCAGAAACCTTAAG GTACAAGTATGAGAATAACCGAGTCATTGATGTTTCTGCTCCTGATGTGAGCTCACCACTACACTATCAACTTTATGGTAATGGAAAGATAGGGGGCGATGTTCCTTCTAAAGGAACTCAGAACCAACTTCTTGAAAGACAG AAAGCACATGTTCAACAGTTTTTGGCTACTGAAGATGCACTAAACAAAGCTGCAGAAGCTAGGAACCTATCTCAAAAACTTATTACACGATTGCATGGCAGTGGTGAGGCAGTTCCTTCACACTCTCTTGGAGTTAGTGGCACATCACAAAATGCAGGCGGTCTTAGGCAATTTGAG TTGGAGGTCTGGGCCAAGGAAAGAGAGGTTGCTGGTTTGAGGGCGAGCTTGAATACATTGATGTCTGAAATACAACGCCTGAATAAACTTTGTGCAGAAAGAAAAGAAGCTGAAGATTCTTTGAGGAAGAAATGGAAGAAAATTGAAGAGTTTGATTCTCGTAGATCTGAACTTGAAACCATATATAGCGCTCTTCTAAAAGCTAATACG GATGCTGCTGAGTTCTGGAATCAGCAGCCAATAGCAGCAAGAGAGTATGCATCAGGCACTATCATTCCAGCATGCACAGTTGTTCTGGATATTTCTAATAATGCAAAAGATTATATCGAGAAAGAAGTTTCTGCTTTTTATCGCAGTCCTGATAATAGTCTCTACATGCTTCCAGCAACCCCACAG GCACTTTTGGAGTCCATGGGTGCAAATGGATCCACTGGACCTGAGGCTGTTGCTACTGCAGAAAAAAATGCTGCTATATTGACGGCAAAGGCAGGTGCAAGGGATCCATCAGCAATACCTTCTATATGCCGTATCTCTGCTGCTCTTCAATATCCTGCAG GTCTGGAGGGTTCAGATGCGGGTCTAGCATCAGTTTTGGAATCTCTAGAATTCTGTCTGAAACTTCGTGGTTCCGAGGCTAGTGTGTTGGAAGACTTGGCAAAGGCAATCAATTTGGTTCACATTCGGCAGGATCTTGTTGAAAGTGGACATGCTTTGTTGAACCATGCTTATCGAGCTCAACAAGAATATGAAAG GACAACAAGTTACTGCTTAAATTTGGCTGCTGAGCAGGAGAAAACTGTTTTGGATAAATGGCTGCCTGAGCTTAAGTCTGCAGTTTTGAGTGCACAAAAGTGCTCGGAAGATTGCAAATATGTCAGAGGATTG